Proteins encoded together in one Cellulomonas gilvus ATCC 13127 window:
- a CDS encoding DUF3817 domain-containing protein, whose product MTEQTTSTPADRAARERWVRKARGGITRYRVMAWVTGTLLLVLCVEMLLKYAFDAPDGVMRWLEWIPFAHGWVYVVYLVTVFDLWATMRWRLGRLVTMALAGVVPVMSFVLERRVHAQAQARVAALAAEPDAAA is encoded by the coding sequence GTGACGGAGCAGACGACGAGCACGCCGGCGGACCGGGCCGCGCGCGAGCGGTGGGTGCGCAAGGCCCGCGGGGGCATCACCCGCTACCGCGTGATGGCCTGGGTGACCGGCACGCTCCTGCTGGTGCTGTGCGTGGAGATGCTGCTCAAGTACGCGTTCGACGCGCCCGACGGCGTGATGCGCTGGCTCGAGTGGATCCCGTTCGCTCACGGGTGGGTGTACGTGGTCTACCTGGTGACCGTGTTCGACCTGTGGGCGACGATGCGCTGGCGCCTGGGCCGGCTCGTCACCATGGCGCTCGCGGGCGTGGTCCCGGTGATGTCGTTCGTGCTCGAGCGCCGCGTGCACGCGCAGGCGCAGGCCCGTGTGGCCGCGCTCGCGGCGGAGCCCGACGCCGCCGCCTGA
- a CDS encoding PspC domain-containing protein has product MDQHVPPTPDEQRPDPAAAGPTPAQDQPAGTPDSTPDSTTSAVPPGTEVPPQGPAAPGPGDQPGSAPGGPGGGQGGGLFGAVRRLGVQRSDDRWIGGVCAGVAERWGVDPIVVRGLLAATLLLGGVGAVAYGIAWALLPERRDGRIHLEEMVAGRFDVAIVGAALVAVLGAARGGDLWWSFWGPGPGWAQDVANGFSGVLWLGFVVAVVIGIASAASRSGRTSSGAPRPTSPYPAPPHAGSGPAPARPGTPYATTPSTPAPYSPTPYAPTPYARTAYPPTSYAPPQPAAHQPGSYAATSPYRSSPYVSAPVGAGTPSPAGPYGPAAAAGHPAPRPQAGPPPRPPKPRRRGPGATSVGVVVALALLTLAALLATSRTGAFDGPVLLTTLGVTAVLAGLGIVVAGLRGRSSGSLGFLAIVSLLVALPAGAVARPGWVWEHDGATRFSDSAVVVTTRADAADGVRVGAGDTTLDLTGVPLSDDLLTVPVSVGAGQLEIVVPRDAAVEATVRLGLGSVVWDIDDSYEQVDGLGVDRRTFSDEASSAGQPQIDLDLSVGVGKITIVREDA; this is encoded by the coding sequence ATGGACCAGCACGTTCCACCCACTCCCGACGAGCAGCGCCCCGACCCGGCGGCGGCCGGGCCGACCCCGGCGCAGGACCAGCCGGCCGGCACGCCCGACAGCACGCCCGACAGCACGACGAGCGCGGTGCCCCCCGGCACCGAGGTGCCGCCCCAGGGGCCTGCGGCACCCGGCCCGGGCGACCAGCCCGGCAGCGCACCCGGCGGTCCGGGCGGCGGGCAGGGTGGCGGGCTGTTCGGTGCCGTCCGGCGCCTGGGCGTGCAGCGCTCCGACGACCGGTGGATCGGCGGCGTGTGCGCGGGTGTCGCCGAGCGCTGGGGTGTCGACCCGATCGTCGTGCGCGGCCTGCTCGCCGCGACGCTCCTGCTCGGCGGGGTCGGCGCGGTCGCGTACGGCATCGCGTGGGCGCTGCTGCCCGAGCGCCGCGACGGGCGCATCCACCTGGAGGAGATGGTCGCGGGCCGGTTCGACGTCGCGATCGTCGGCGCCGCGCTCGTCGCGGTCCTCGGTGCGGCGCGCGGCGGCGACCTGTGGTGGTCGTTCTGGGGCCCCGGCCCCGGCTGGGCGCAGGACGTGGCCAACGGGTTCTCCGGTGTGCTGTGGCTCGGCTTCGTGGTGGCCGTGGTGATCGGCATCGCGAGCGCCGCGTCGCGCAGCGGTCGCACGTCGTCCGGCGCGCCTCGTCCGACGAGCCCCTACCCCGCCCCGCCGCACGCGGGCTCCGGCCCGGCCCCGGCGCGCCCCGGCACGCCCTACGCGACCACGCCGTCCACCCCCGCCCCGTACAGCCCGACGCCGTACGCCCCGACGCCCTACGCCCGGACGGCTTACCCCCCGACCTCGTACGCGCCGCCCCAGCCGGCCGCGCACCAGCCGGGCTCGTACGCGGCGACCTCGCCGTACCGGTCGAGCCCGTACGTCTCGGCCCCCGTGGGTGCCGGGACACCGAGTCCCGCCGGCCCCTACGGCCCGGCCGCCGCAGCCGGTCATCCGGCGCCGCGCCCGCAGGCCGGTCCGCCGCCCCGCCCGCCGAAGCCCCGGCGCCGCGGTCCCGGCGCGACGTCCGTCGGCGTGGTCGTCGCGCTCGCGCTGCTGACGCTCGCGGCGCTGCTCGCGACGTCCCGCACCGGGGCGTTCGACGGACCGGTGCTCCTGACGACGCTCGGCGTGACCGCCGTGCTCGCGGGACTCGGCATCGTCGTCGCCGGCCTGCGCGGACGCTCGAGCGGGTCGCTCGGCTTCCTCGCGATCGTCTCGCTCCTCGTCGCGCTGCCCGCGGGTGCCGTCGCCCGGCCCGGGTGGGTGTGGGAGCACGACGGCGCGACGCGGTTCTCCGACTCCGCGGTCGTGGTCACCACGCGGGCGGACGCGGCGGACGGCGTGCGCGTCGGCGCGGGTGACACGACGCTCGACCTCACCGGCGTGCCGCTCTCGGACGATCTGCTCACCGTGCCCGTGTCCGTGGGCGCCGGTCAGCTCGAGATCGTCGTGCCCCGGGACGCCGCGGTCGAGGCCACCGTGCGCCTCGGCCTCGGGAGCGTCGTGTGGGACATCGACGACAGCTACGAGCAGGTCGACGGCCTGGGCGTCGACCGCCGCACGTTCAGCGACGAGGCCTCGAGCGCAGGCCAGCCGCAGATCGACCTCGACCTGTCGGTCGGCGTCGGCAAGATCACGATCGTCCGGGAGGACGCATGA
- a CDS encoding ATP-binding protein, which yields MLPAARPRPPLRRPERDRWFAGVAAGIAAHLGLPVGPVRLAFVLLAPFGGVGALLYAFWWLVVPSGDPWDAAAAARPSTLSRLARRPQGGAGDDEPARRLPVTDIAVGVLLVAVAVVLVAVRADRLEAGWLLPVLVLLTGVALAWSQLDEVARGRWRGRAGGRTPVSVLRLLGGVVLAGVGVLLLVGEATGPGVDAATLVQSVIASFAVLAGVALVLAPWWLRLWRELGDERAARARESERADIAAHLHDSVLQTLALIRARSDDPGEVARMARAQERELREWLYDDRPAPGTSLAAALRDVVAEVEDSRSGPGGEPVAVDAVVVGDRVPDEDTAALLQATREALVNAVVHGRPPVSLYLEVGPREVEVFVKDRGDGFDPEAISPDRFGVRESIMGRVRRRGGTATVTSRAGQGTEVHLAMPLRETTAGAPQGVTATTPEEAL from the coding sequence ATGCTGCCCGCCGCGCGCCCGCGTCCGCCGTTGCGCCGTCCCGAGCGCGACCGCTGGTTCGCGGGGGTCGCGGCGGGGATCGCCGCGCACCTGGGGCTGCCCGTGGGGCCGGTCCGTCTCGCGTTCGTCCTGCTCGCACCGTTCGGCGGCGTCGGCGCGCTGCTGTACGCGTTCTGGTGGCTCGTGGTGCCGTCCGGCGACCCGTGGGACGCCGCGGCCGCGGCGCGCCCGAGCACGTTGTCCCGCCTCGCGCGTCGTCCGCAGGGCGGCGCGGGCGACGACGAGCCCGCGCGGCGCCTGCCGGTCACCGACATCGCGGTGGGCGTGCTGCTGGTCGCGGTCGCGGTGGTGCTCGTGGCGGTGCGGGCCGACCGGCTCGAGGCCGGCTGGCTGCTGCCGGTGCTGGTGCTGCTCACGGGTGTCGCGCTCGCGTGGAGCCAGCTCGACGAGGTCGCGCGCGGTCGGTGGCGCGGGCGGGCCGGCGGGCGGACGCCCGTCTCGGTGCTGCGGCTGCTCGGTGGCGTCGTCCTGGCCGGGGTGGGTGTGCTGCTGCTGGTCGGCGAGGCGACGGGGCCTGGCGTGGACGCCGCGACCCTGGTGCAGTCCGTCATCGCGTCGTTCGCGGTGCTCGCGGGTGTCGCGCTGGTGCTCGCGCCGTGGTGGCTGCGGCTGTGGCGCGAGCTCGGGGACGAGCGCGCGGCCCGCGCGCGCGAGTCGGAGCGCGCCGACATCGCGGCGCACCTGCACGACTCGGTGCTGCAGACGCTCGCGCTCATCCGGGCACGGTCCGACGACCCGGGCGAGGTCGCGCGCATGGCGCGTGCGCAGGAGCGTGAGCTGCGCGAGTGGCTGTACGACGACCGGCCCGCGCCGGGCACGTCGTTGGCCGCGGCGCTGCGCGACGTGGTCGCCGAGGTCGAGGACTCGCGCTCCGGGCCGGGTGGTGAGCCGGTGGCCGTGGACGCGGTCGTCGTGGGCGACCGCGTGCCCGACGAGGACACCGCGGCGCTGCTGCAGGCCACGCGCGAGGCGCTGGTCAACGCGGTGGTGCACGGGCGACCGCCCGTGTCGCTGTACCTCGAGGTGGGCCCGCGCGAGGTCGAGGTGTTCGTCAAGGACCGCGGCGACGGGTTCGACCCCGAGGCCATCAGCCCCGACCGGTTCGGCGTCCGGGAGTCGATCATGGGCCGCGTGCGCCGGCGTGGCGGCACGGCGACCGTGACCAGCCGCGCGGGTCAGGGCACCGAGGTGCACCTGGCGATGCCGCTGCGCGAGACCACCGCGGGGGCGCCGCAGGGCGTGACCGCGACGACGCCCGAGGAGGCGCTGTGA
- a CDS encoding LuxR C-terminal-related transcriptional regulator — translation MTEHDVSPATGGAVDVVLVDDHHLFRTGVRASLDERVNVVGEAASVDEAVAAVHLLHPPVVLLDVHLPGGEGGGGAEVIRACADVPGTRFLALSVSDAAEDVVAVIRAGARGYVTKAIDGPGLSDAVRRVADGDAVFSPRLAGFVLDAFGAAAGDVATGDDELDRLSAREREVMRLIARGFTYREVASELFISIKTVETHVSAVLRKLQLSSRHELTRWAAARRLL, via the coding sequence GTGACCGAGCATGACGTGAGCCCCGCGACCGGGGGAGCCGTGGACGTGGTGCTCGTCGACGACCACCACCTGTTCCGCACGGGCGTGCGCGCGTCGCTCGACGAGCGGGTCAACGTCGTGGGCGAGGCCGCGAGCGTCGACGAGGCCGTCGCCGCGGTGCACCTGCTGCACCCGCCGGTGGTCCTGCTCGACGTGCACCTGCCCGGAGGCGAGGGCGGCGGCGGCGCCGAGGTGATCCGCGCGTGCGCCGACGTGCCGGGCACGCGGTTCCTGGCGCTGTCGGTGTCCGACGCGGCCGAGGACGTCGTCGCGGTCATCCGGGCGGGCGCGCGCGGGTACGTGACCAAGGCGATCGACGGACCGGGCCTGAGCGACGCCGTGCGGCGCGTCGCCGACGGCGACGCGGTGTTCTCGCCGCGGCTCGCGGGCTTCGTGCTCGACGCGTTCGGCGCGGCCGCCGGTGACGTCGCGACGGGCGACGACGAGCTCGACCGGCTCTCGGCGCGCGAGCGTGAGGTCATGCGCCTCATCGCGCGCGGGTTCACGTACCGCGAGGTCGCGTCCGAGCTGTTCATCTCGATCAAGACGGTCGAGACGCACGTGTCCGCGGTGCTCCGCAAGCTCCAGCTCTCGAGCCGGCACGAGCTCACGCGGTGGGCGGCCGCACGCCGCCTCCTGTGA